A single region of the Thermococcus paralvinellae genome encodes:
- a CDS encoding 50S ribosomal protein L18e: MKRTGPTDINLRRLIRYLRKKSNEEGVKIWKDIAWRLERPRRQRAEVNVSKINRYTKDGDVVIVPGSVLGAGNLDHKVIVAAWKFSEKAREKIIKAGGEAITIEELIERNPKGSGVIIME, encoded by the coding sequence ATGAAGAGAACAGGCCCAACTGATATCAATTTGAGAAGGCTTATAAGGTATTTAAGGAAGAAGTCGAATGAGGAAGGAGTTAAGATATGGAAGGACATAGCTTGGCGTCTTGAAAGACCAAGAAGGCAGAGAGCTGAGGTAAACGTCAGCAAAATCAACAGATACACAAAGGATGGAGATGTTGTTATAGTTCCAGGAAGCGTTTTGGGTGCAGGAAATCTCGATCACAAAGTTATCGTTGCTGCATGGAAGTTCAGCGAGAAAGCTAGAGAAAAGATTATCAAAGCTGGTGGAGAGGCAATAACAATTGAGGAACTAATCGAGAGAAATCCAAAGGGTAGTGGAGTAATCATAATGGAGTGA
- a CDS encoding 30S ribosomal protein S11: MTEEVNIKKKEKWGVAHIYSSYNNTIIHITDLTGAETISRWSGGMVVKADRDEPSPYAAMIAAKRAAEEALEKGIVGVHIKVRAPGGSKSKTPGPGAQAAIRALARAGLKIGRVEDVTPIPHDGTRPKGGRRGRRV; encoded by the coding sequence ATGACTGAGGAGGTAAATATTAAGAAGAAGGAGAAATGGGGTGTTGCTCACATTTATTCCTCATACAACAACACCATAATTCACATAACCGACCTCACCGGTGCAGAGACAATTTCAAGATGGAGCGGTGGTATGGTTGTTAAGGCAGACAGAGATGAACCATCTCCATACGCAGCCATGATTGCCGCTAAGAGGGCAGCTGAAGAAGCTTTGGAAAAGGGTATTGTTGGTGTGCACATTAAAGTTAGAGCTCCTGGCGGAAGTAAGAGCAAGACCCCAGGACCAGGTGCTCAAGCTGCAATTAGAGCTTTAGCTAGAGCTGGTCTTAAGATCGGCCGTGTTGAAGACGTTACACCAATACCTCACGACGGTACAAGGCCCAAGGGCGGCCGTAGGGGTAGAAGAGTTTAG
- a CDS encoding DNA-directed RNA polymerase subunit K, translated as MFKYTRFEKARIIGARALQIAMGAPVLIDVPEGITPLDAAIMEFERGIIPITVIRPS; from the coding sequence ATGTTCAAGTACACGAGATTTGAAAAGGCGAGAATTATTGGAGCAAGGGCACTACAGATAGCAATGGGTGCTCCTGTCTTGATTGACGTTCCAGAGGGCATAACCCCGTTAGATGCTGCGATAATGGAGTTTGAAAGAGGGATAATACCAATAACGGTTATAAGGCCGAGCTGA
- a CDS encoding DNA-directed RNA polymerase subunit D: MKIKILEKREDAIRFILEGVDAAFANALRRAIIGEVPTFAIDEVEFYENDSALFDEIIAHRLAMIPLTTPHDRFELDALELDEYTVTLSLEAEGPGIVYSGDLKSDDPDVKPVTPNIPIVKLAEGQKLTFNAYAKLGRGKDHAKWQPGFAYYKYLTKIHVSKEVPNWEKIKKLAKKRKLPVEETENEFIITTITAFYLPREFEQYMGNLIREEIVPNTFVFTVESNGELPVEEMVSIALKILMRKSDKFINELHKLAE, encoded by the coding sequence ATGAAAATTAAAATTCTTGAAAAAAGGGAAGATGCGATTCGTTTTATCTTAGAAGGTGTTGATGCGGCTTTTGCAAATGCATTAAGGAGAGCAATAATTGGGGAAGTACCGACTTTTGCAATTGATGAGGTTGAGTTCTATGAAAACGATTCAGCTCTCTTTGACGAGATTATTGCTCACCGCTTAGCCATGATTCCTCTCACCACTCCACATGACAGATTTGAGCTTGATGCTCTTGAGCTTGATGAATATACAGTTACTTTAAGCTTAGAGGCTGAAGGACCAGGCATAGTTTACTCAGGTGATTTAAAGAGTGATGATCCTGATGTTAAGCCTGTGACACCAAACATACCAATTGTAAAACTAGCAGAAGGTCAAAAGTTGACCTTTAACGCTTATGCTAAGCTTGGAAGAGGAAAAGACCATGCAAAGTGGCAACCGGGATTTGCCTACTACAAGTATCTCACAAAGATCCATGTGAGTAAGGAAGTCCCAAACTGGGAGAAAATAAAGAAGCTGGCAAAGAAGAGAAAACTTCCCGTTGAGGAAACTGAAAATGAGTTTATCATCACAACGATCACAGCCTTCTATCTTCCAAGAGAATTTGAGCAATATATGGGTAACTTGATTAGAGAAGAGATTGTGCCGAATACATTCGTATTCACAGTAGAAAGCAACGGAGAGCTCCCTGTTGAGGAAATGGTAAGCATAGCGCTCAAGATTTTGATGAGAAAGAGCGATAAATTTATAAACGAGCTTCATAAATTAGCCGAATAG
- a CDS encoding SDR family NAD(P)-dependent oxidoreductase, whose product MKNALVTGASGGIGKLIVKRLIEQDYFVIGVGRNEKTLRELSSLENFDYIIMDLSEKGAAKRIRKALEQRSIGRLNLLINNAGFAIAKPLLEQNEEELEKLFKVNVIAPIVLTKELLDMIPRGGKVVFVISAAAFVNTVELPSYGAAKASLHYMVVNLEKELKEKDVHIIKVYPRQVATPFWHGKVPKGSVSPEEVADVILKAIKKNKSEVFVPAYVKLVKYLPRWPAFDYKFKF is encoded by the coding sequence ATGAAAAATGCACTTGTTACTGGGGCTTCCGGTGGAATTGGAAAGTTAATTGTAAAAAGATTGATTGAACAGGATTATTTTGTTATTGGAGTTGGCAGGAATGAAAAAACCCTGAGAGAGCTTAGCTCACTTGAAAATTTTGACTACATTATTATGGATTTAAGTGAAAAGGGAGCGGCAAAGAGGATTAGAAAGGCGCTGGAACAAAGGAGTATTGGAAGGCTTAACCTTCTCATTAACAACGCGGGCTTTGCTATAGCTAAACCTCTCCTTGAGCAAAATGAGGAAGAACTCGAGAAACTTTTCAAGGTAAATGTAATAGCCCCAATTGTGCTTACGAAGGAGCTTCTGGACATGATCCCCAGAGGTGGGAAAGTCGTGTTTGTTATAAGTGCTGCAGCATTTGTTAACACCGTAGAGCTGCCATCTTATGGAGCTGCAAAAGCTTCTCTCCACTATATGGTTGTTAATCTTGAAAAAGAGTTGAAAGAAAAAGATGTTCATATAATTAAGGTGTATCCGAGACAAGTAGCAACTCCTTTCTGGCATGGAAAAGTCCCTAAAGGTTCTGTCAGCCCAGAAGAAGTTGCAGACGTAATTTTAAAAGCTATTAAGAAAAACAAAAGCGAAGTGTTTGTCCCTGCTTACGTCAAGCTCGTTAAGTATCTCCCAAGATGGCCAGCGTTTGATTATAAGTTTAAATTCTGA
- the rplM gene encoding 50S ribosomal protein L13 gives MRIINAEGLILGRLASKVAKMLLEGEEVIIVNAEKAIITGNREDIFAKYKQRTELRTRTNPRRGPFYPKRSDEIVRRTIRGMLPWKTDRGRKAFKRLKVYVGVPKEFEGKEFETIMEAHMSRLKTPKYVTVGEVAKYLGGKF, from the coding sequence ATGAGGATTATTAACGCTGAAGGTCTCATATTAGGAAGACTTGCATCAAAAGTTGCCAAGATGCTCCTTGAGGGAGAAGAGGTTATCATTGTCAATGCTGAAAAGGCTATAATCACAGGAAACAGAGAGGACATCTTTGCAAAGTACAAGCAGAGAACTGAGCTTAGAACAAGAACAAACCCAAGAAGAGGTCCATTTTATCCAAAGAGAAGCGACGAGATCGTTAGAAGAACAATCAGAGGAATGCTTCCATGGAAGACTGACAGAGGAAGGAAGGCTTTCAAGAGACTCAAAGTTTATGTCGGTGTTCCAAAGGAGTTTGAAGGAAAAGAGTTTGAGACAATAATGGAAGCACACATGTCAAGGCTTAAGACGCCCAAATATGTGACAGTTGGTGAGGTTGCAAAGTATTTGGGTGGAAAGTTCTGA
- a CDS encoding RNA-guided pseudouridylation complex pseudouridine synthase subunit Cbf5: MARDEVRRILPADIKREVLIKDEKAETNPKWGFPPEKRPMEMHMQFGIINLDKPPGPTSHEVVAWIKKLFNLKKAGHGGTLDPKVSGVLPVALEKATRVVQALLPAGKEYVALMHLHGDVPEDKIYRVMKEFEGEIIQRPPLRSAVKRRLRTRKVYYIEILEIDGKDVLFRVGVEAGTYIRSLIHHIGLALGVGAHMAELRRTRSGPFKEDETLVTLHDLVDYYHFWKEDGIEEYFRKAIQPMEKAVEHLPKVWIRDSAVAAVTYGADLAVPGIVKVHAGIKKGDLVAIMTLKDELVALGKAMMTSQEMLNKSKGIAVDVEKVFMPRDWYPKMW, encoded by the coding sequence ATGGCGAGAGATGAAGTTAGAAGAATCCTTCCTGCAGACATCAAGAGGGAAGTGTTAATCAAAGATGAAAAAGCTGAGACCAATCCAAAGTGGGGCTTTCCGCCCGAGAAGAGGCCAATGGAAATGCACATGCAGTTTGGCATAATCAATCTCGATAAGCCTCCGGGACCTACAAGCCACGAGGTTGTAGCATGGATTAAAAAGCTCTTTAACTTAAAGAAAGCGGGTCATGGAGGAACACTTGATCCAAAGGTTAGTGGTGTTTTACCGGTTGCCCTTGAGAAAGCAACTCGTGTAGTTCAGGCTTTGCTCCCAGCTGGAAAGGAGTATGTAGCTTTAATGCATCTTCATGGTGATGTTCCAGAGGATAAGATCTACAGAGTTATGAAGGAGTTTGAGGGGGAAATCATCCAGAGGCCTCCTCTAAGAAGTGCCGTTAAAAGGAGGTTGAGGACGAGAAAAGTGTACTACATTGAAATTCTGGAAATTGATGGTAAAGATGTTCTCTTCAGAGTTGGCGTTGAGGCTGGGACTTACATACGTTCACTTATTCACCATATTGGGCTAGCTTTGGGAGTCGGTGCTCACATGGCCGAGCTGAGAAGAACGAGAAGCGGACCGTTTAAGGAGGATGAAACTTTAGTGACTTTGCATGACTTAGTTGACTACTATCACTTCTGGAAGGAAGATGGAATTGAGGAATACTTCAGGAAAGCAATCCAGCCGATGGAGAAGGCAGTGGAGCATCTGCCGAAGGTCTGGATTAGGGATTCAGCAGTTGCCGCTGTGACTTATGGTGCTGATTTAGCAGTTCCTGGAATTGTTAAGGTGCATGCTGGCATAAAGAAAGGAGATTTAGTTGCTATAATGACACTCAAGGATGAACTTGTTGCGTTAGGAAAAGCTATGATGACAAGCCAAGAGATGCTCAACAAGAGCAAGGGAATAGCTGTTGATGTCGAAAAGGTGTTCATGCCGAGGGATTGGTATCCGAAGATGTGGTGA
- a CDS encoding class I SAM-dependent methyltransferase encodes MSHYYSENPNVPLKTKTIEVFIRGQYFKFITASGVFSFGKYDEGTRLLVENAILEKDWRVLDLGCGYGAIGIVVAKFVDYVVMTDINRRAISIAKKNLKINNVKNAEVRWGNLYEPVKGEKFHSIITNPPVHAGKEVLREIVINAPKHLYDGGLLQLVIRTNQGAKFIKALMEQTFKDVRELAKGSGYRVYAGIA; translated from the coding sequence ATGAGCCACTACTACTCCGAAAATCCCAATGTTCCACTAAAAACTAAGACAATTGAGGTATTTATTAGAGGACAGTATTTTAAGTTCATCACAGCGAGCGGAGTCTTCTCTTTCGGGAAATATGATGAGGGTACTCGATTATTGGTTGAAAATGCTATCCTTGAAAAAGATTGGCGTGTTTTGGATTTGGGCTGTGGGTATGGTGCAATTGGCATTGTGGTGGCTAAATTTGTTGATTACGTTGTGATGACTGACATTAACAGGAGAGCAATAAGCATAGCAAAGAAAAACTTAAAAATCAACAATGTGAAGAATGCCGAGGTTAGATGGGGTAACCTTTATGAACCCGTCAAAGGAGAAAAGTTTCACAGCATAATTACAAACCCACCAGTGCATGCCGGCAAGGAAGTTTTAAGAGAAATAGTTATAAATGCTCCCAAGCATCTCTACGATGGAGGTCTGCTCCAGCTGGTGATAAGAACTAATCAGGGCGCAAAGTTTATTAAAGCCCTAATGGAGCAAACCTTTAAAGATGTGAGAGAATTAGCTAAAGGAAGTGGCTATAGGGTGTATGCCGGGATCGCCTAG
- the cmk gene encoding (d)CMP kinase, with amino-acid sequence MPKSCLVITVSGLAGSGTTTLCRNIARHYGFKHIYAGLIFRQMAREMGMTLQEFQKYAELHPEIDREVDKRQIEAAKECNVVIEGRLAGWMVRNADLKIWLDAPIKVRAERVARREGISVEEAFMQIAEREKQNRKRYLNLYGIDINDLSIYDLVINTSKWSPDGVFAIVKAAIDHLYPDGDTGFRKKK; translated from the coding sequence ATGCCAAAAAGCTGTCTAGTGATAACAGTAAGCGGTTTAGCAGGTTCAGGAACTACAACTTTATGCCGCAATATTGCCAGACATTATGGATTTAAGCATATTTATGCTGGTTTAATTTTCAGACAGATGGCCAGAGAAATGGGCATGACTTTGCAGGAGTTTCAGAAATATGCTGAGCTTCATCCAGAGATTGACAGAGAAGTTGATAAGAGGCAGATTGAGGCCGCTAAGGAGTGCAATGTTGTTATTGAGGGCCGCTTGGCTGGATGGATGGTCAGGAATGCTGATCTTAAAATCTGGCTCGATGCCCCAATAAAAGTTAGAGCTGAAAGGGTTGCAAGGAGAGAGGGCATTAGTGTTGAGGAAGCATTTATGCAGATTGCCGAGAGAGAAAAGCAGAATAGGAAAAGATATTTAAACCTTTATGGTATTGACATCAACGACCTTTCGATTTATGATTTAGTTATAAACACTTCGAAATGGTCGCCCGATGGGGTCTTCGCTATTGTGAAGGCCGCCATCGACCACCTGTACCCCGATGGCGACACGGGGTTTAGGAAGAAAAAATGA
- a CDS encoding 50S ribosomal protein L14e — MPAIDIGRIAVVIAGRRAGQKVVVVDIIDKNFVLVTGAGLNKVKRRRMNIKHIEPLPEKINIPRGASDEEVKAALEQAGISLA, encoded by the coding sequence ATGCCAGCAATTGATATAGGAAGAATAGCTGTTGTTATTGCCGGAAGAAGAGCTGGACAAAAGGTTGTTGTAGTTGATATAATTGACAAGAACTTCGTCCTCGTTACTGGAGCAGGCTTGAACAAGGTTAAGAGAAGAAGAATGAACATAAAGCACATCGAGCCACTTCCAGAGAAGATTAACATCCCAAGAGGAGCAAGTGACGAGGAAGTTAAGGCTGCTCTGGAGCAAGCTGGAATCAGCTTGGCTTGA
- the rpsB gene encoding 30S ribosomal protein S2 yields the protein MEEYLVPLDQYLAAGVHIGTQQKTKDMKKFIYRVRQDGLYVLDVRKTDERLRIAGKFLAKFEPDKILAVSVRLYGQKPVKKFGEVTGARAMPGRFLPGTMTNPAVKNFFEPDVLIVTDPRADHQALKEAVEVGIPIVALVDTENLLSYVDLAIPTNNKGRKALALIYWILAREILYNRKEIESREDFKVPVEDFEMRIVRT from the coding sequence ATGGAAGAGTATTTAGTTCCACTCGACCAATATTTAGCAGCTGGAGTTCACATCGGAACACAGCAAAAGACTAAGGATATGAAGAAGTTTATCTATAGGGTCAGGCAAGATGGTCTCTACGTTTTGGATGTTAGAAAAACAGATGAGAGGCTCCGCATAGCTGGTAAGTTCCTTGCAAAGTTCGAGCCAGACAAAATCCTAGCGGTTAGCGTTAGGCTCTACGGTCAAAAGCCGGTTAAAAAGTTCGGTGAAGTTACAGGTGCAAGGGCAATGCCTGGAAGATTTCTCCCCGGAACAATGACAAACCCAGCAGTCAAGAACTTCTTTGAGCCAGATGTTCTCATTGTCACAGACCCAAGGGCTGACCACCAAGCACTCAAGGAAGCTGTTGAGGTTGGAATTCCAATTGTAGCTTTAGTCGACACTGAGAACTTGCTCAGCTACGTTGACTTAGCAATACCCACAAACAACAAGGGTAGAAAGGCTCTGGCTTTGATTTACTGGATACTTGCAAGGGAAATCCTCTACAACCGCAAAGAAATCGAGAGCAGAGAAGACTTCAAAGTTCCAGTTGAAGACTTTGAGATGAGGATTGTTAGGACTTGA
- a CDS encoding 50S ribosomal protein L34e: MKPMYRSRSWRRKYVRTPGGRTVIHFERRKPKIAHCAMCGRPLNGIPRGRPSEMRKLPKTKKRPERPLPHLCPSCMRKVMKAQVRAQIS; this comes from the coding sequence ATGAAACCAATGTATAGGTCAAGGTCATGGAGAAGGAAATACGTTAGAACTCCCGGAGGAAGGACTGTCATACACTTTGAGAGAAGAAAGCCAAAGATTGCTCACTGTGCAATGTGTGGAAGACCACTCAATGGCATTCCAAGGGGAAGACCGAGTGAAATGAGAAAGTTGCCAAAGACCAAGAAAAGACCAGAGAGACCATTGCCACATCTTTGCCCAAGCTGCATGCGTAAGGTTATGAAAGCCCAGGTTAGGGCACAAATTTCCTGA
- a CDS encoding DNA-directed RNA polymerase subunit N has product MIVPVRCFTCGKVIGDKYYIFKERVEKGEDPEKVLDDLGLERYCCRRMLLTHVELIDDIMQYRVY; this is encoded by the coding sequence TTGATAGTTCCTGTGAGATGCTTTACATGTGGAAAGGTCATAGGTGATAAATACTACATCTTTAAAGAGCGCGTTGAGAAGGGTGAAGACCCTGAGAAAGTGCTCGATGACCTTGGATTGGAGAGATACTGCTGCAGAAGAATGCTCCTTACTCACGTTGAGTTAATTGACGACATCATGCAGTATAGAGTGTATTGA
- a CDS encoding adenylate kinase, translating to MPFVVMITGIPGVGKSTITRLALKRTRAKFRLVNFGDLMFEEAVKLGWVKHRDEMRRLDLSKQRILQQKAAEKIAEIAKKEPVLLDTHATIRTPLGYLLGFPRKVIETINPNFIVIIEATPSEILGRRLRDLKRDRDVETEEQIQRHQDLNRAAAISYAIHSNALIKIIENHEDKGLEEAVNELVKILDLAVEEYA from the coding sequence ATGCCGTTTGTAGTTATGATTACAGGCATTCCGGGAGTGGGTAAAAGCACTATTACGAGACTGGCTCTAAAGAGAACACGGGCTAAATTTAGGCTTGTCAACTTTGGTGACTTAATGTTTGAAGAAGCAGTAAAGCTGGGTTGGGTCAAGCATAGGGATGAGATGAGAAGATTAGATCTGTCGAAGCAGAGAATTCTCCAGCAAAAAGCTGCAGAAAAAATCGCTGAAATAGCTAAAAAGGAACCTGTTCTTTTAGATACTCATGCAACAATTAGGACCCCCCTTGGTTACCTGCTTGGATTTCCAAGAAAGGTCATTGAAACTATCAATCCAAATTTCATCGTAATAATTGAAGCGACTCCAAGCGAAATCCTTGGAAGAAGATTAAGGGATTTGAAAAGAGATAGAGACGTTGAAACTGAAGAACAGATTCAGAGACATCAAGATTTAAATAGGGCTGCAGCAATAAGTTATGCAATTCATTCCAATGCACTTATAAAGATAATTGAGAATCATGAAGATAAAGGTTTGGAAGAGGCTGTTAATGAACTTGTAAAAATACTTGATCTGGCGGTGGAGGAATATGCTTGA
- a CDS encoding MEMO1 family protein: protein MTRYPAVAGSFYPADEELVIMLERFFRDLGELGSERRIAAGVAPHAGYVFSGYTASRTYKAIYEDGLPETFVIIGPNHTGLGSPVAVYPEGEWLTPLGEVEVDAELAKAIVKNSSIADLDELAHKYEHSIEVQLPFIQYIADKAGKEIKIVPIALGLQDEEVAEDLGKAIFEASHELDRDVVVIASTDMMHYGYMYGYIPFRARGEDLLGRIKEWDFRIIQKILEFDYKGMFDEIRKMDHTMCGPGGVATAIVFSRLAGALEAELLHYTTSFEVSRSTDAIVGYASIVMRKP from the coding sequence ATGACTAGATATCCTGCCGTAGCTGGCAGTTTTTATCCCGCTGATGAAGAGCTGGTGATAATGCTTGAGCGCTTTTTCAGGGACTTAGGAGAGCTTGGCAGTGAGAGGAGAATAGCAGCTGGGGTTGCTCCTCATGCCGGTTATGTCTTTTCAGGCTATACAGCTTCAAGAACATACAAAGCGATTTATGAAGACGGTCTTCCAGAGACATTTGTCATAATAGGGCCTAACCATACAGGCTTGGGCTCACCTGTTGCTGTATATCCAGAGGGGGAGTGGCTTACTCCGCTAGGAGAAGTTGAAGTTGATGCCGAATTAGCCAAAGCAATTGTTAAGAATTCCAGCATCGCTGACTTGGATGAGCTGGCTCACAAGTATGAACACTCCATAGAGGTTCAACTGCCATTTATACAGTACATAGCTGATAAGGCTGGTAAGGAAATCAAAATAGTGCCAATAGCTTTAGGGCTACAAGATGAAGAAGTTGCTGAAGATTTAGGAAAAGCCATTTTTGAAGCTTCCCATGAGCTTGACAGAGATGTTGTTGTAATTGCTAGCACAGATATGATGCACTATGGCTACATGTACGGCTATATTCCTTTCAGAGCAAGGGGAGAAGATCTGCTCGGCAGAATTAAGGAATGGGACTTCAGGATTATTCAGAAAATCCTAGAGTTTGACTACAAGGGCATGTTCGATGAGATAAGGAAAATGGATCATACGATGTGTGGCCCAGGTGGAGTTGCTACTGCAATAGTGTTTTCAAGATTAGCTGGAGCCCTTGAAGCAGAGCTTTTGCACTACACTACCAGCTTTGAAGTCAGTAGAAGTACAGATGCAATAGTTGGCTATGCGTCGATTGTTATGAGAAAGCCTTGA
- a CDS encoding DUF106 domain-containing protein — protein MLEPIYAVLDKIFGPLLVSTHPLWVVTISGIILGSFFTLVNYFLVDQEKMKRLQKLSKEFQKEWKEAQKAGDEKKLRKLQQKQMELLRLQNEVMKDTFFKPMLVTMPVFIIFFNWMRRWYLEVVVVKLPFNFFLADFFHKASSLHANELGYIGWYILTSMVVGQVLRKVLDMA, from the coding sequence ATGCTTGAGCCGATATATGCTGTGTTGGACAAAATATTTGGGCCATTATTAGTGTCAACTCATCCATTATGGGTAGTGACAATTTCAGGCATAATACTAGGTTCGTTCTTCACATTAGTGAACTATTTCCTAGTTGACCAGGAAAAGATGAAAAGACTTCAAAAGCTAAGTAAAGAATTCCAAAAAGAGTGGAAGGAAGCGCAGAAAGCAGGAGATGAGAAAAAGCTTAGAAAGCTTCAACAAAAACAGATGGAGCTCTTGAGACTCCAAAATGAGGTTATGAAGGATACATTCTTTAAGCCTATGCTGGTAACAATGCCAGTGTTTATAATTTTCTTTAACTGGATGAGAAGATGGTATCTTGAGGTAGTTGTCGTAAAGCTGCCATTCAACTTTTTCCTAGCCGACTTTTTCCACAAGGCATCCTCTCTTCATGCAAATGAACTCGGTTATATTGGATGGTACATCCTGACTTCAATGGTAGTAGGACAAGTTTTAAGAAAGGTATTGGACATGGCTTAG
- a CDS encoding 30S ribosomal protein S4 produces MGDPKRQRKKYETPSHPWIKERLDRERVLVKKYALKNKKELWKHETQLKEFRRRARRLLAARGKQAEIERQQLLQRLARLGILPENAVLDDVLSLTIEDILERRLQTLVYRKGLARTIKQARQLIVHGHIEVNGQIIRSPSYLVLKEEEDGITYAKTSPFAKESHPERVVIEQAKQAGEAQ; encoded by the coding sequence ATGGGAGACCCTAAGAGACAAAGGAAGAAATACGAAACTCCCTCTCATCCATGGATTAAGGAGAGGCTTGACAGAGAGAGAGTTTTAGTAAAGAAGTATGCCCTCAAGAACAAGAAAGAGCTCTGGAAGCATGAGACTCAGCTTAAGGAGTTCAGAAGAAGAGCAAGAAGGCTGCTTGCAGCAAGAGGAAAGCAGGCAGAGATTGAAAGACAGCAACTGCTTCAGAGGTTGGCAAGACTTGGAATCCTTCCAGAAAATGCTGTGTTAGATGATGTTCTTTCACTTACGATTGAGGACATCTTAGAGAGAAGACTCCAGACGCTTGTCTACAGAAAAGGCCTTGCAAGGACAATCAAACAGGCAAGACAGTTAATTGTCCACGGTCACATCGAAGTCAATGGACAGATAATCAGATCACCGAGCTACCTCGTCCTTAAAGAAGAGGAAGATGGTATAACTTACGCAAAGACATCACCTTTCGCTAAGGAATCACACCCTGAGAGAGTTGTTATTGAGCAAGCTAAGCAGGCGGGTGAGGCTCAATGA
- a CDS encoding 30S ribosomal protein S13, with translation MAEFRHIVRVAGVDLDGNKQLRWALTGIKGIGINFATMVCRVAGLDPFQKAGYLTDEQVKLIEEILEDPVKHGIPPWAVNRPKDYETGRDMHLIGAKLVMAWREDINRLRRIRAYRGIRHELGLPLRGQRTRSNFRRGTTVGVRRKKK, from the coding sequence ATGGCAGAATTTAGGCATATCGTCCGTGTTGCGGGAGTAGATTTGGATGGAAATAAACAGCTCAGATGGGCGCTCACAGGAATAAAAGGAATTGGCATAAACTTTGCAACAATGGTGTGCAGAGTTGCTGGATTAGACCCATTCCAGAAGGCAGGTTATCTAACAGACGAACAAGTTAAGCTCATTGAGGAAATCCTTGAGGACCCAGTTAAGCATGGAATTCCACCCTGGGCAGTGAACAGACCAAAGGACTACGAGACTGGAAGAGATATGCACCTCATTGGTGCAAAGCTTGTCATGGCATGGCGTGAGGACATCAACAGGCTCAGGAGAATTAGGGCATACAGAGGTATTAGACACGAGCTTGGCTTGCCATTAAGAGGACAGAGAACGAGATCGAACTTCAGAAGAGGAACAACAGTCGGTGTAAGAAGAAAGAAGAAGTGA
- a CDS encoding 30S ribosomal protein S9 has translation MRVIQTAGKRKTAIARATIREGKGRVRINNKPVEIIEPEIARFTILEPLILAGEEIVSKVDIDVKVQGGGFMGQAEAARVAIARALVEWTGDMNLKEKFMKYDRTMLVGDSRRTEPHKPNRSTKGPRAKRQKSYR, from the coding sequence ATGAGAGTTATTCAAACTGCTGGAAAGAGAAAGACTGCAATTGCGAGAGCAACAATTAGAGAAGGTAAGGGTAGAGTTAGGATCAACAACAAGCCAGTTGAAATTATCGAGCCTGAGATCGCAAGATTCACAATCCTCGAGCCACTCATCTTAGCTGGTGAGGAAATCGTCAGCAAAGTTGACATTGATGTCAAAGTGCAAGGCGGAGGATTCATGGGACAGGCCGAGGCTGCAAGAGTTGCAATTGCAAGGGCTTTAGTAGAGTGGACTGGAGACATGAATCTCAAGGAAAAGTTCATGAAGTACGACAGAACAATGCTTGTCGGTGACAGCAGAAGAACTGAGCCACACAAGCCAAACAGGTCAACAAAAGGTCCAAGAGCAAAGAGACAAAAGAGCTATCGTTGA